In a single window of the Etheostoma spectabile isolate EspeVRDwgs_2016 chromosome 3, UIUC_Espe_1.0, whole genome shotgun sequence genome:
- the pik3cb gene encoding phosphatidylinositol 4,5-bisphosphate 3-kinase catalytic subunit beta isoform, with amino-acid sequence MPPAMTDLLDIWAARSPLAGQALDQITVDFLLPTGIYIQMEVPRDATIQHIKLLLWKKAQLFPLFLSLGEMESHMFECVNQAAVHEELEDETRRLCDVRPFLPVLKLVTRNCGRAERLLDSKIGVLIGKGLHELDAINDQEVKDFRSKMFRLSEERMQQVQMMTCTEWLQACFSPQLEPLAGTAITDGLSDRPPDLKVIIHFDQSQDSASLKVPSSCIPSDLMELAVKKWLTTHGPEEEAWLGQYILRVSHCLEFLCGEQPLIHYKYIRTCMQAKESPHLTLVHTSTVKGMFDKEISAIGAVVSRKSFNPPLPLPPKRRVPTLLQKCVWDVSSPFKIVLVNGSKVNAEETAKVQVRAGLFHGTELLCKPAVSSESSGRSDHTWKDSTLEFDLSVCDLPRMTRLCFAIYAVMDKVKKQKSTKNAHINKYQTIRKAGKVHYPIAWVNTMVFDYKGQLKTGDIILHCWSSFPDELEEMLNPIGTIQTNPYTENATALHIHFPEYSSHSIVFPPFDKILEKAAEIAGASDCVPMGRGGKKFHIELKEIMERDPLSQLCENEKDLIWTLRYDCRENFPQSLPKLLLSVKWSKHEDMAQLQALLQIWPKLSPRDALELLDFNYPDQYVREYAVGCLRDMSDEELSQYLLQLVQVLRYEPYYDCALTHFLLERAQGNRKIGHFLFWHLRSEIHMPAVSVQFALMLEAYCRGSIPHIEVLKKQVEALSKLKSVNELIKLGTIKNARNKTKEAMLTKEAMMTCLRQSGYSETLSDLHSPLNPNVLLSGINVERCRYMDSKMKPLWIVYNNKLLGGDTLGIIFKNGDDLRQDMLTLQILKLMDLLWKEANLDLRIVPYGCLATGDRAGLIEVVSSADTIANIQLTSSNVAAAAAFNKDALLNWLKERNTGDALDRAIEEFTLSCAGYCVATYVLGIGDRHSDNIMVRSTGQLFHIDFGHILGNFKSKFGIKRERVPFILTHDFIHVIQQGKTGYTEKFGSFRQYCEEAYLVLRKNGNLFITLFALMLTAGLPELTSVKDIQYLKDSLALGKTDEDALKQFRQKFDEALRESWTTKVNWMAHNVAKDNRS; translated from the exons CTCTTATGGAAGAAGGCTCAGTTATTCCCACTGTTTCTTTCTCTGGGCGAGATGGAGAGTCACATGTTCGAGTGTGTCAACCAGGCAGCCGTGCACGAAGAACTGGAGGACGAAACTCGCAGGCTGTGCGATGTTCGTCCCTTCCTGCCAGTCCTCAAGCTGGTGACTCGCAACTGCGGGCGAGCGGAGCGCTTGCTGGACTCCAAAATCGGTGTGCTCATTGGCAAGG GTCTCCATGAACTCGATGCCATAAATGACCAGGAGGTGAAGGACTTTCGCAGTAAGATGTTTCGTCTCAGTGAAGAGCGAATGCAACAAGTCCAGATGATGACATGTACAGAGTGGCTGCAGGCCTGTTTCTCCCCACAGCTGGAGCCCCTGGCAGGGACGGCTATCACCGATGGGCTCAGTGACCGGCCACCTGACCTGAAAGTCATAATCCACTTCGACCAGTCTCAA GACTCAGCCAGTCTGAAGGTGCCCTCATCCTGCATCCCGTCTGACCTGATGGAGCTGGCCGTGAAGAAGTGGCTGACCACCCACGGGCCTGAGGAGGAGGCGTGGCTGGGTCAGTACATACTGAGGGTCAGCCACTGTCTGGAGTTCCTTTGTGGAGAACAGCCCCTGATTCACTACAAG TACATCCGCACATGCATGCAAGCCAAGGAGTCTCCACACCTTACCCTGGTCCACACCAGCACCGTCAAGGGCATGTTCGATAAGGAAATTTCGGCTATCGGAGCTGTGGTTTCCCGAAAGTCCTTCAACCCACCTTTACCACTACCTCCCAAGAGAAGGGTTCCCACG CTAttacagaagtgtgtgtgggaCGTGTCAAGCCCGTTTAAGATAGTCCTAGTAAATGGCAGCAAGGTGAACGCAGAGGAGACTGCCAAG GTCCAGGTTAGGGCGGGGCTCTTCCACGGCACAGAGTTGCTCTGCAAGCCGGCGGTGAGCAGTGAGAGCAGCGGACGCTCGGACCACACGTGGAAAGACAGCACTCTGGAGTTTGACCTCTCCGTCTGTGACCTGCCGCGCATGACCCGCCTCTGCTTTGCCATCTATGCCGTCATGGACAAAGTCAAGAAGCAGAAGTCCACCAAAAATGCTCACATAAACAAGTACCAGACCATCCGCAAAGCAGGGAAAGTG CACTACCCTATAGCTTGGGTCAACACTATGGTGTTTGACTACAAAGGCCAGCTGAAGACCGGAGACATCATACTGCACTGCTGGTCTTCTTTTCCCG ATGAACTTGAAGAGATGCTGAACCCCATAGGAACCATTCAGACCAACCCGTACACTGAGAACGCTACAGCACTGCACATCCACTTCCCAGAGTACTCGTCACACTCCATTGTCTTCCCCCCCTTTGATAAG ATACTGGAAAAGGCCGCAGAGATCGCCGGCGCAAGTGACTGCGTACCCATG GGCCGTGGAGGTAAGAAGTTCCACATAGAGCTGAAGGAGATCATGGAGCGTGACCCGCTTTCTCAGCTGTGTGAAAATGAGAAGGACTTGATCTGGACACTACGCTACGACTGTAGAGAGAATTTCCCCCAGTCGCTGCCCAAGCTGCTACTCTCCGTCAAGTGGAGCAAACATGAGGACATGGCCCAG ctccAGGCCCTGCTTCAGATCTGGCCCAAACTGAGTCCCAGAGATGCTCTGGAGCTTCTGGACTTTAACTACCCTGACCAGTATGTCAGAGAATATGCTGTGGGCTGTCTGCGTGATATGAG TGACGAGGAGCTGTCCCAGTACTTGCTACAGTTGGTGCAGGTGTTGCGTTACGAGCCCTACTATGACTGTGCCCTCACCCACTTCCTGTTGGAGCGGGCCCAGGGTAACCGAAAGATAGGACACTTCCTCTTTTGGCACCTACG GTCAGAGATCCACATGCCAGCTGTTTCAGTCCAGTTTGCCCTAATGCTGGAAGCCTACTGTAGAGGCAGCATCCCTCATATTGAGGTTCTAAAGAAACAG GTGGAAGCCCTGAGTAAGCTAAAGTCAGTGAACGAGCTAATTAAGCTGGGGACCATCAAGAACGCTCGAAATAAGACCAAGGAAGCAATGTTGACCAAGGAGGCCATGATGACTTGTCTGAGGCAGAGTGGCTATTCAGAGACTCTGTCAGACCTGCACTCCCCTCTAAACCCCAATGTCCTGCTGTCTGGCATCAA TGTGGAGAGGTGTCGGTACATGGACTCTAAGATGAAGCCACTCTGGATTGTTTATAACAACAAGCTGCTGGGGGGAGACACCCTGGGAATCATCTTCAAGAATGGAGACG ACCTAAGGCAAGACATGTTGACCCTCCAGATTTTGAAATTAATGGATCTTCTATGGAAGGAGGCTAATCTGGACCTCAG AATCGTACCGTACGGTTGCCTTGCGACAGGTGACAGGGCAGGGCTGATCGAGGTAGTCTCATCAGCAGACACAATTGCCAACATCCAGCTGACCAGCAGCAACGTGGCTGCGGCGGCCGCTTTCAACAAAGATGCTTTGCTCAACTGGCTCAAAGAGAGGAACACTGG tgatGCCCTTGATCGGGCCATTGAGGAGTTCACTCTGTCATGTGCAGGCTACTGTGTAGCCACCTACGTCCTGGGCATCGGAGATCGCCACAGTGACAACATCATGGTCCGCAGCACCGGACAG CTCTTCCACATCGACTTTGGTCACATCCTGGGCAACTTCAAGTCCAAGTTTGGCATCAAGAGGGAGCGTGTACCCTTTATCCTCACACACGACTTCATCCATGTCATACAGCAAGGCAAGACGGGATACACAGAAAAATTTGGCAG TTTCCGTCAGTACTGTGAGGAAGCCTATTTAGTCTTGAGGAAGAACGGGAACCTCTTCATCACACTGTTTGCCCTCATGCTAACTGCTGGACTGCCTGAGCTCACCTCAGTCAAAGACATCCAGTACTTAAAg GATTCTCTGGCTCTGGGTAAAACAGACGAGGATGCCCTGAAGCAGTTCCGCCAGAAGTTCGACGAGGCCCTGAGAGAGAGCTGGACAACCAAAGTCAACTGGATGGCCCACAATGTGGCCAAAGACAACCGTTCCTAG